One Chanodichthys erythropterus isolate Z2021 chromosome 10, ASM2448905v1, whole genome shotgun sequence DNA segment encodes these proteins:
- the rbbp5 gene encoding retinoblastoma-binding protein 5 isoform X2, with protein MNLELLESFGQNYPEEADGTLDCISMALTCTFNRWGTLLAVGCNDGRIVIWDFLTRGIAKIISAHIHPVCSLSWSRDGHKLVSASTDNIVSQWDVLTGDCDQRFRFPSPILKLQYHPRDMDKVLVCPMKSAPVLLTLSDSKHVVLPVDDDSDLNVVAAFDRRGEYIYTGNAKGKILVLNTDTQDLVASFRVTTGTSNTTAIKSIEFARKGSCFLINTADRIIRVYDGREILTCGRDGEPEPMQKLQDLVNRTPWKRCCFSGDGEYIVAGSARQHALYIWEKSIGNLVKILHGTRGELLLDVAWHPVRPIIASISSGVVSIWAQNQVENWSAFAPDFKELDENVEYEERESEFDIEDEDKSEPEQTGADAAEDEEVDVTSVDPIQAFCSSDEELEDYKALLYLPIAPEVEDPEENPFGPPPDTAGQNATADDGSAHSGPGDKKQRQPSADGGPPKKKIRTTTIELQGVPSDEVHPLLGVKGDSKSKKKAAGRPKGSKGNLVSAVYKQHEVQGLD; from the exons gagGCCGATGGCACTCTGGACTGCATCAGTATGGCTCTGACCTGCACGTTTAATCGGTGGGGGACGCTCCTCGCCGTCGGCTGCAATGATGGACGCATCGTCATCTGGGACTTTCTGACGCGAGGAATCGCCAAAATCATCAGCGCACACATACACCCCGTCTGCTCActcag CTGGAGCAGAGACGGACACAAGCTGGTCAGCGCCTCCACAGACAACATCGTCTCTCAGTGGGACGTCCTGACGGGAGACTGTGACCAGCGCTTCCGCTTCCCGTCGCCCATCCTCAAGCTGCAGTACCACCCCAGAGACAT GGACAAGGTGCTGGTGTGTCCCATGAAGTCCGCGCCCGTCCTGCTCACGCTGTCCGACTCCAAACACGTGGTGCTGCCCGTCGACGACGACTCGGATCTGAACGTGGTGGCGGCGTTCGACCGGCGCGGAGAATACATCTACACCGGGAACGCCAAGGGAAAG ATCCTGGTGCTCAACACCGACACGCAGGACCTGGTGGCCTCGTTCAGAGTGACGACGGGAACCAGCAACACCACCGCCATCAAATCCATCGAGTTCGCACGCAAGGGCAG CTGTTTCCTCATCAACACGGCCGACCGGATCATCCGCGTGTACGACGGCCGGGAGATCCTGACCTGCGGCAGAGACGGCGAGCCGGAGCCCATGCAGAAGCTGCAGGACCTGGTGAACAG GACGCCGTGGAAGCGCTGCTGCTTCTCGGGCGACGGAGAGTACATCGTGGCGGGATCGGCGCGGCAGCACGCGCTCTACATCTGGGAGAAGAGCATCGGGAACCTGGTGAAGATCCTGCACGGGACGCGAGGGGAGCTGCTGCTGGACGTGGCG tgGCATCCCGTGCGGCCCATCATCGCCTCCATCTCCAGCGGTGTGGTGTCCATATGGGCTCAGAACCAAGTG GAGAACTGGAGCGCGTTTGCGCCGGACTTTAAAGAGCTGGACGAGAACGTGGAGTATGAGGAGAGAGAGTCTGAGTTTGACATCGAGGACGAGGACAAGAGTGAACCGGAACAGACAg GAGCCGACGCTGCGGAGGATGAGGAGGTGGACGTCACGTCGGTCGACCCCATCCAGGCTTTCTGCAGCAG TGACGAGGAGCTGGAAGACTATAAAGCACTGCTGTATCTGCCCATCGCTCCGGAGGTCGAGGACCCCGAGGAGAACCCGTTCGGCCCTCCTCCTGACACCGCGGGTCAGAACGCCACGGCCGACGACGGCTCCGCGCACAGCGGCCCCGGGGACAAAAAACAACGGCAGCCCTCAGCAGATGGAGGGCCGCCCAAGAAGAAGATCCGCACCACCACCATCGAGCTGCAGGGCGTCCCGAGCGACG AGGTTCATCCATTACTGGGCGTGAAGGGCGACAGTAAGTCGAAGAAGAAGGCGGCGGGGCGACCCAAGGGATCTAAAG GAAATCTTGTTTCGGCGGTGTACAAGCAGCATGAGGTGCAGGGTTTGGACTGA
- the rbbp5 gene encoding retinoblastoma-binding protein 5 isoform X1 produces MNLELLESFGQNYPEEADGTLDCISMALTCTFNRWGTLLAVGCNDGRIVIWDFLTRGIAKIISAHIHPVCSLSWSRDGHKLVSASTDNIVSQWDVLTGDCDQRFRFPSPILKLQYHPRDMDKVLVCPMKSAPVLLTLSDSKHVVLPVDDDSDLNVVAAFDRRGEYIYTGNAKGKILVLNTDTQDLVASFRVTTGTSNTTAIKSIEFARKGSCFLINTADRIIRVYDGREILTCGRDGEPEPMQKLQDLVNRTPWKRCCFSGDGEYIVAGSARQHALYIWEKSIGNLVKILHGTRGELLLDVAWHPVRPIIASISSGVVSIWAQNQVENWSAFAPDFKELDENVEYEERESEFDIEDEDKSEPEQTGADAAEDEEVDVTSVDPIQAFCSSDEELEDYKALLYLPIAPEVEDPEENPFGPPPDTAGQNATADDGSAHSGPGDKKQRQPSADGGPPKKKIRTTTIELQGVPSDEVHPLLGVKGDSKSKKKAAGRPKGSKGKDKDSPFRSKVCRDRAEGLGTPGNLVSAVYKQHEVQGLD; encoded by the exons gagGCCGATGGCACTCTGGACTGCATCAGTATGGCTCTGACCTGCACGTTTAATCGGTGGGGGACGCTCCTCGCCGTCGGCTGCAATGATGGACGCATCGTCATCTGGGACTTTCTGACGCGAGGAATCGCCAAAATCATCAGCGCACACATACACCCCGTCTGCTCActcag CTGGAGCAGAGACGGACACAAGCTGGTCAGCGCCTCCACAGACAACATCGTCTCTCAGTGGGACGTCCTGACGGGAGACTGTGACCAGCGCTTCCGCTTCCCGTCGCCCATCCTCAAGCTGCAGTACCACCCCAGAGACAT GGACAAGGTGCTGGTGTGTCCCATGAAGTCCGCGCCCGTCCTGCTCACGCTGTCCGACTCCAAACACGTGGTGCTGCCCGTCGACGACGACTCGGATCTGAACGTGGTGGCGGCGTTCGACCGGCGCGGAGAATACATCTACACCGGGAACGCCAAGGGAAAG ATCCTGGTGCTCAACACCGACACGCAGGACCTGGTGGCCTCGTTCAGAGTGACGACGGGAACCAGCAACACCACCGCCATCAAATCCATCGAGTTCGCACGCAAGGGCAG CTGTTTCCTCATCAACACGGCCGACCGGATCATCCGCGTGTACGACGGCCGGGAGATCCTGACCTGCGGCAGAGACGGCGAGCCGGAGCCCATGCAGAAGCTGCAGGACCTGGTGAACAG GACGCCGTGGAAGCGCTGCTGCTTCTCGGGCGACGGAGAGTACATCGTGGCGGGATCGGCGCGGCAGCACGCGCTCTACATCTGGGAGAAGAGCATCGGGAACCTGGTGAAGATCCTGCACGGGACGCGAGGGGAGCTGCTGCTGGACGTGGCG tgGCATCCCGTGCGGCCCATCATCGCCTCCATCTCCAGCGGTGTGGTGTCCATATGGGCTCAGAACCAAGTG GAGAACTGGAGCGCGTTTGCGCCGGACTTTAAAGAGCTGGACGAGAACGTGGAGTATGAGGAGAGAGAGTCTGAGTTTGACATCGAGGACGAGGACAAGAGTGAACCGGAACAGACAg GAGCCGACGCTGCGGAGGATGAGGAGGTGGACGTCACGTCGGTCGACCCCATCCAGGCTTTCTGCAGCAG TGACGAGGAGCTGGAAGACTATAAAGCACTGCTGTATCTGCCCATCGCTCCGGAGGTCGAGGACCCCGAGGAGAACCCGTTCGGCCCTCCTCCTGACACCGCGGGTCAGAACGCCACGGCCGACGACGGCTCCGCGCACAGCGGCCCCGGGGACAAAAAACAACGGCAGCCCTCAGCAGATGGAGGGCCGCCCAAGAAGAAGATCCGCACCACCACCATCGAGCTGCAGGGCGTCCCGAGCGACG AGGTTCATCCATTACTGGGCGTGAAGGGCGACAGTAAGTCGAAGAAGAAGGCGGCGGGGCGACCCAAGGGATCTAAAGGTAAAGACAAAGACTCTCCGTTCAGATCCAAAGTCTGCCGGGACAGAGCAGAGGGGCTGGGGACGCCAG GAAATCTTGTTTCGGCGGTGTACAAGCAGCATGAGGTGCAGGGTTTGGACTGA
- the LOC137028302 gene encoding E3 ubiquitin-protein ligase PDZRN3-like, translated as MRVIGARSCSSVAVVMGCRLSGPWMGDGMGVHGRDLTHLPKQEAFRILASYEQPITLQIEGRGRSLQYNRTTDCSTQTERPWDPLRPHSCTMPRLPPSDRTYYNHMTLPVNRRDGGRYEYLPNTPRDLEHRERLSYNETEFSSGVSQGQNCLIGCCKTNLEEPRSFQSQTDDDDYMMEKPLGYLPLHHELDSGLGWTDGSFHQGELSGVETEEGLEECHGHGGGGSPSSESFISSELSDSGFYSVSTGEFLRFQRLLEKRMRHYNARMHHQGEPCSRERRDSQIKHPLEAIPETLTVQPQNVCLPVPGSRGLSRVSSVQYRKAERPCLNRHSSSSGSLFNPAVHSTCSTPSGQRRPPPHPSSAGMLRRSRTLHHRPTPMEYRRRASHPASPNYCSATLHPCSHRADLPTNLLEEPDLALMHAVSHPAHPSAHSAFPTQTAHAMHAMSQPSLVSPVDERCYMPPDLHDNSRIRASTKPQRFVMEQPSSQHRDGRFHTLSHTPSQDANDTWPKPANRGGSGGGGGLYSTLEGHMPTAATRKTPSGNLRAMRNQMLRDRASRLADERSGMSTDEESHSEVRMGRYWSRTERREHMMQRQRQQQARGGVAVTGLVHGGGVMGGANVDTYNTVLELSQRKLSRLRNRKLLDDWTTVEELLTHGTRLSSSEDALQLPTSLLTVTTV; from the exons CATTGGCGCACGATCCTGCTCATCTGTTGCCGTGGTGATGGGCTGTCGACTGTCAGGGCCGTGGATGGGCGACGGGATGGGG GTTCACGGTCGGGATTTGACCCACCTGCCGAAGCAAGAGGCCTTCCGTATCCTGGCTAGCTACGAGCAGCCAATCACGCTTCAGATCGAGGGCCGGGGGCGGAGCCTGCAGTACAACCGGACGACGGACTGCAGCACGCAGACGGAACGGCCGTGGGACCCTCTCCGGCCACACTCGTGTACAATGCCGCGTCTGCCTCCCTCGGACAG GACGTACTACAATCACATGACCCTGCCTGTGAACCGCAGAGATGGAGGCAGGTACGAGTACCTGCCAAACACACCTAGAGACCTGGAGCACAGAGAACGCCTGTCCTACAAT GAGACGGAGTTCTCCAGCGGCGTGTCTCAGGGACAGAACTGTCTGATCGGCTGCTGCAAAACCAACTTAGAGGAGCCCAGAAGTTTCCAGAGTCAG ACTGATGATGATGACTACATGATGGAGAAACCCCTGGGTTACCTGCCTCTTCACCATGAGCTGGACAGTGGACTCGGCTGGACGGACGGTAGTTTCCACCAGGGGGAGCTGTCGGGGGTGGAGACGGAGGAGGGGCTCGAGGAGTGCCACGGCCACGGAGGCGGAGGGTCGCCATCGTCGGAGTCCTTCATCTCTTCAGAATTGAGCGACTCTGGTTTTTACAGCGTCAGCACCGGCGAGTTCCTGCGCTTCCAGCGTCTACTTGAGAAACGCATGCGGCATTACAACGCTCGCATGCACCACCAGGGGGAGCCGTGTTCCCGCGAGCGGCGGGACAGCCAGATAAAACACCCTCTAGAGGCCATCCCGGAAACGCTGACGGTCCAGCCTCAAAACGTTTGCTTGCCCGTCCCGGGGTCGCGAGGATTGTCCCGGGTTTCGTCCGTGCAGTACCGCAAGGCGGAGCGGCCGTGTTTGAACAGACACAGCTCCAGCAGCGGCTCGCTGTTCAATCCCGCGGTGCACTCCACATGCAGTACCCCCTCTGGACAGCGGCGGCCACCGCCTCATCCGAGTTCTGCAGGAATGCTGAGGAGGAGCCGAACGCTGCATCACCGTCCCACGCCCATGGAGTACCGCAGACGGGCGAGTCACCCGGCTTCGCCCAACTATTGCAGCGCCACGTTGCATCCCTGCAGCCACAGAGCCGACCTGCCTACAAATCTCCTCGAGGAGCCAGACTTGGCACTGATGCATGCCGTCAGTCACCCAGCACACCCTTCCGCACACTCTGCGTTTCCTACACAGACTGCACACGCTATGCATGCGATGAGTCAACCATCCCTGGTCTCTCCAGTTGATGAGCGCTGCTATATGCCTCCAGATCTTCATGACAACAGTAGGATCCGAGCATCCACCAAACCCCAGAGATTTGTGATGGAGCAGCCGTCCAGCCAGCACAGGGACGGGCGCTTCCACACCCTAAGTCACACGCCCAGTCAGGACGCCAATGACACCTGGCCGAAACCAGCCAACCGCGGAGGCTCAGGTGGAGGAGGCGGACTCTACAGCACCTTAGAGGGCCACATGCCCACTGCGGCCACTAGGAAAACGCCCAGCGGGAACTTGCGGGCCATGCGAAACCAGATGCTGCGGGATAGAGCGTCCCGGCTGGCGGACGAGCGTAGCGGCATGAGCACGGACGAGGAGAGTCACAGCGAGGTCCGCATGGGTCGCTACTGGAGCCGCACTGAGCGACGCGAACACATGATGCAGAGACAGCGACAGCAGCAGGCCAGAGGTGGCGTGGCTGTGACGGGATTGGTGCATGGCGGCGGGGTCATGGGAGGAGCCAACGTAGACACTTATAATACGGTCCTCGAGCTGAGCCAGAGGAAACTAAGTCGTCTGAGGAACCGGAAGCTGCTGGATGACTGGACCACCGTAGAGGAACTCCTGACGCACGGAACGCGCCTGAGCTCCAGCGAAGACGCCTTGCAGCTGCCCACGTCGTTGCTCACCGTCACAACTGTATAG